A region of Oncorhynchus masou masou isolate Uvic2021 chromosome 29, UVic_Omas_1.1, whole genome shotgun sequence DNA encodes the following proteins:
- the LOC135521351 gene encoding hairy/enhancer-of-split related with YRPW motif protein 1-like, whose product MRRNHNYSCSSDSELDDNIEVEKDSGDENVNLDSSHDLMSPPKTTPTQARKRRRGIIEKRRRDRINNSLTDLRRLVPSAFEKQGSSKLEKAEILQITVDHLKMIHAASGQGYFEAHALAKDYRSLGFRECLSETARYLSIMEGWNSVDPLRVRLVSHLNNYASQRDIHTGLTGHTGQPAWGSALRTPSAHLPHPLLPLPQGRTLAPHSTSSPPSSCSISSMSSPCSTDTSVTSRLSVTAPSEALRVPPNDNLPLGLALSVSASKLSQPPPLSSLSAFSFTTFPLVSPAALNSAGSSTALRNQPYRPWGTEIGAF is encoded by the exons ATGAGACGAAATCACAATTACAGCTGTTCATCTGATAGCGAACTTGATGACAATATAGAAGTGGAGAAGGACAGTGGTGACGAAAATGT AAACCTTGACTCTTCGCATGACTTGATGTCACCCCCGAAAACCACTCCAACTCAAGCCAGAAAACGACGCAGAGGA ATTATTGAGAAACGGCGACGTGACCGAATCAACAACAGCCTGACAGATCTCAGAAGACTTGTGCCAAGTGCGTTTGAGAAGCAG GGATCGTCAAAATTGGAAAAAGCTGAAATTTTGCAGATTACTGTAGATCATTTGAAGATGATACATGCTGCCAGCGGACAAG GGTATTTTGAAGCCCACGCCCTGGCCAAGGACTACCGCAGCCTGGGCTTCAGGGAGTGTCTGTCAGAGACGGCCCGCTACCTAAGCATCATGGAGGGCTGGAACAGTGTTGACCCACTCCGCGTACGCCTGGTCTCTCACCTCAACAACTACGCCTCTCAGAGAGACATCCACACTGGATTGACTGGACACACTGGACAACCAGCCTGGGGCTCTGCTTTGAGGACACCCTCCGCCCACCTGCCACACCCCCTCTTACCACTCCCCCAGGGACGGACACTAGCCCCCCACAGTACCAGCAGCCCACCCTCCTCCTGCTCCATCTCCTCCATGTCATCCCCCTGTTCAACTGATACCTCAGTGACCTCCAGACTCAGTGTGACGGCCCCCTCAGAGGCACTCAGGGTGCCCCCCAATGACAATCTACCCCTGGGGCTGGCCCTGTCAGTCTCAGCCTCCAAGCTCTCCCAaccaccacccctctcctccctgtctgccttCTCCTTCACTACTTTTCCCCTAGTGTCTCCGGCAGCCCTCAATTCAGCAGGCTCCTCCACAGCCCTGAGAAATCAGCCTTACAGGCCCTGGGGGACCGAGATCGGGGCCTTCTGA